A single Muntiacus reevesi chromosome 9, mMunRee1.1, whole genome shotgun sequence DNA region contains:
- the OR51S1 gene encoding olfactory receptor 51S1, producing MSAFLTHSAPNTSTLMAPTFLLVGLPGLSAVPSWWAIPLITVYLLSALGNGAILWIIALEPTLHRPMYFFLFLLSVSDVGLATALMPTLLGLACANTHAVSASACLLQMFFVHVFSVMESSVLLAMALDRALAICRPLHYPTLLTNGVISKICVAIAFRCLGLHLPLPFLLAHMPYCRPQVLTHSYCLHPDMARLSCPGGGGAVYSLFVVLSAMGLDPLLIFFSYGLIGRVLQGLGSREDRWKAGQTCAAHLSAVLLFYVPMVLLALIDRLRMPVPQPAHTLLSYVHFLLPPLVNPILYSVKMKEIRERIHKRLQPRKVGCAQ from the coding sequence ATGTCAGCATTCCTCACCCACTCAGCTCCCAATACCAGCACTTTGATGGCCCCCACCTTCCTATTGGTGGGCCTACCAGGCCTGTCGGCTGTACCCTCCTGGTGGGCGATACCCCTCATCACTGTCTACCTTCTCTCTGCCCTGGGTAATGGTgctatcctctggatcattgccCTGGAGCCCACACTGCACCGcccaatgtacttcttcctcttcctgctcaGCGTGTCTGATGTTGGCTTGGCCACAGCCCTGATGCCCACCCTGCTGGGTCTTGCCTGTGCGAATACTCATGCTGTCTCTGCCTCAGCCTGCCTCCTCCAGATGTTCTTTGTCCATGTCTTTTCCGTCATGGAGTCCTCTGTCTTACTCGCTATGGCCTTGGATCGGGCACTGGCCATTTGCCGCCCTCTCCACTACCCAACACTCCTCACCAATGGGGTCATCAGCAAGATCTGTGTGGCCATTGCTTTCCGATGCCTGGGTCTCCACCTGCCCCTGCCATTCCTCCTGGCCCACATGCCTTACTGCCGTCCACAGGTCCTAACCCATTCTTACTGCTTGCACCCGGATATGGCCCGTTTGTCCTGCCCCGGAGGTGGGGGAGCAGTCTACAGCCTCTTTGTGGTCCTGTCAGCCATGGGCTTGGATCCTCTGCTTATTTTCTTCTCCTATGGCCTAATTGGCAGGGTGTTGCAAGGCTTGGGATCCAGGGAGGATCGCTGGAAGGCTGGCCAAACCTGCGCTGCCCACCTCTCTGCTGTGCTTCTCTTCTATGTGCCCATGGTCCTCCTGGCTCTCATTGATCGTCTCAGGATGCCAGTTCCTCAGCCTGCCCATACTCTTCTCTCCTATGTCCATTTCCTGCTTCCCCCATTGGTAAACCCCATTCTCTACAGTGTCAAGATGAAGGAGATTAGAGAGAGAATCCACAAGAGGTTGCAGCCCAGGAAGGTGGGTTGTGCTCAGTGA
- the LOC136175179 gene encoding olfactory receptor 51A7-like has translation MYLMAILGNCTILFVIRTEPSLHEPMYHFLPMLALSDLGLSFSSLPTMLRIFLFNTIEISADACIAQEFFIHGFTEMESSVLLIMSFDRFVAIRNPLRYSSILTSSRVLHIGLAFAFKSILLVLPLPFTLKRLKYCNKCLLSHSFCLHQDVMKLACSDNRVNFYYGLFVALCMMSDSMLIAVFYVFILKTVLGVASHGEWLKALNTCVSHTCAVLIFYVPNITLAIMHRLPKHVSPLAMILIADAFLLVPPLMNPILYCVKTQQIRVKVLEKLENLGLKSK, from the coding sequence ATGTACCTCATGGCTATCCTGGGCAACTGCACCATTCTATTTGTCATCAGGACAGAGCCTTCTCTGCATGAACCCATGTACCATTTCCTCCCCATGCTGGCATTATCAGACCTGGGcctgtctttctcttctcttcccaccaTGCTGAGGATCTTTTTGTTCAACACCATAGAGATTTCTGCTGACGCCTGCATTGCTCAGGAATTTTTCATCCATGGATTCACAGAAATGGAGTCCTCTGTACTCCTGATCATGTCCTTTGATCGCTTTGTAGCCATTCGCAACCCCCTGAGATACAGTTCCATCCTTACTAGCTCCAGAGTTTTGCACATTGGACTAGCATTTGCTTTTAAAAGCATTCTCCTAGTTCTTCCCCTTCCTTTCACTTTAAAGAGACTCAAATACTGTAATAAATGCCTGTTATCCCACTCCTTCTGCCTCCACCAGGATGTCATGAAGCTGGCGTGCTCTGACAATAGAGTTAACTTCTACTATGGTCTGTTCGTTGCACTCTGTATGATGTCAGACAGTATGCTAATTGCTGTCTTCTATGTGTTTATTCTGAAGACTGTATTGGGTGTTGCATCTCATGGGGAATGGCTCAAAGCTCTCAACACCTGTGTGTCCCACACCTGCGCTGTGCTCATCTTCTATGTGCCCAACATCACCTTGGCTATTATGCATCGCCTTCCCAAGCATGTGTCCCCTTTGGCTATGATTCTGATAGCTGATGCATTCTTACTGGTACCACCCTTGATGAATCCCATCTTGTACTGTGTGAAAACTCAGCAGATTAGAGTTAAGGTTCTGGAAAAATTGGAAAACCTGGGTCTGAAGTCTAAATGA
- the OR51F2 gene encoding olfactory receptor 51F2 — protein MWVINNTSAQPLTFLLTGIPGLRAAQIWVSIPVCLLYAIALSGNSMILFVVLREQSLHEPMYYFLSMLSATDLSLSLCTLSTTLGVFWFEAREINLNACIAQMFFLHGFTFMESGVLLAMAFDRFVAICDPLRYTTILTNARIAQIGMSMLTRNVAVMLPVVLFVKRLSFCGSTVLSHSYCYHVDLIQLSCTDNRINSILGLFALFSTTGFDCPCILLSYVLIIRSVLSIASIEGRQKAFNTCISHISAVAIFYIPLISLSLVHRYGHSAPPFVHTIMANIFLLIPPVLNPIIYSVKTKQIQKAVIKVLIQKRLQI, from the coding sequence ATGTGGGTCATCAACAATACCAGTGCTCAGcctctgaccttcctcttgacGGGTATTCCAGGACTGAGAGCAGCCCAGATCTGGGTCTCCATCCCTGTTTGTCTCCTGTATGCCATCGCCCTCTCTGGGAACAGCATGATCCTGTTTGTGGTCCTCCGTGAACAGAGCCTTCATGAGCCCATGTATTATTTCCTCTCTATGCTTTCAGCCACAGACCTGAGTTTATCCTTGTGCACACTTTCCACTACCCTTGGGGTCTTCTGGTTTGAAGCTCGAGAGATCAACTTAAATGCCTGCATTGCCCAGATGTTCTTTCTCCATGGATTTACTTTCATGGAGTCTGGGGTTTTGCTGGCCATGGCCTTTGACCGTTTTGTGGCCATCTGTGACCCACTGAGATACACCACCATCCTCACCAATGCCAGGATCGCCCAGATTGGGATGAGCATGTTGACAAGAAATGTTGCTGTCATGTTGCCAGTTGTGctttttgtcaagaggctctccTTCTGCGGTTCTACGGTCCTTTCACATTCTTACTGCTACCATGTTGATCTCATTCAACTCTCATGCACAGACAACAGAATCAACAGCATCCTTGGTCTGTTTGCACTCTTCTCCACGACAGGGTTTGACTGTCCTTGTATCTTGCTCTCCTATGTCCTGATCATCCGATCTGTCCTCAGCATTGCTTCCATAGAGGGCAGGCAGAAAGCCTTCAACACCTGCATTTCCCACATCAGTGCTGTTGCCATCTTCTACATTCCTCTCATCAGCCTGTCTCTTGTCCATCGCTATGGCCATTCAGCACCTCCCTTTGTCCACACCATCATGGCCAATATCTTCCTGCTTATTCCTCCTGTGCTCAACCCTATCATCTATAGTGTGAAGACTAAGCAGATTCAAAAGGCTGTTATCAAGGTCTTAATTCAGAAGCGACTCCAAATCTAA